Within Conexibacter woesei DSM 14684, the genomic segment CAGCGCGTTGGCGACGCCGGCCCGTGAGGACGCCGTCCAGCTGCCGAGGTCGTCCTGCGTGAGAGGGAGCCCGATCTCGATGCCGGCGTCTGTGCGATCGCCATAGCGCTCGCACAGCTCGACAAGCCGCGCGGCGACGCGGCCGATGGTGTCGAGATCGCCGAACTGCTGGCGCGCGCGGTTGGCATCGCGAAACCGCCGGCCGATCACGTCGATCAGCGTCAGCGCCGCGGTCGGCGTCCGCTCGAGGAACGCGCGGAACTCCGACGCGGCCAGCGCCTCGGCCTGGACCGGCTCGATCGCCGTGACGTCGCTCGAGCGCGGCTCGGCGTGCATGAACGTCAGCTCGCCCAGCACGTCGCCCGGTCCCCGGAAGCTGAGCACCAGCTCGCGCCCGCGGGCGTCGCTGGTGCTCGCCTTCACGTGCCCGTCGAGCAGCACCAGGACCCGATCGCCCGGCTCGCCCTGGTGCATGAGTCGCTCGCCGCGCGCGAAGCGGCGCCGTCCGCCGAGTGTCAGCAGCGCCTCCCGGTCGCGGGCGGACAGCAGCGCCAGGAACGTGCCCGGCTCTGCCCGTTCGGCGACCACGCCCCGATGCTAACCCTTCTCGTCCGGCTTCGGCGGGTGCGGAGCGGCAGGCGAAGGAGGCGGAAGGCGCGCCCCGCAGCGCCGGCAGAAGCGCGCGTCCGCCGACGGCACCTGGCCACAGACCGGACAAGGGAAGGCGCTCATGTGACGGGCAGGCTAGCCCCGCGGCGCGGCGGTGAACCACCCAATATTGGGTAGATCGATGCCCGGTCGCCACGTACCGTCGAGCGCATGAAACGTGCACTCGCGGTGGTCGTCGTCATCCTCGTCGTGGCGAGCCAGGCGCAGGCGGCCGCGGCCGCGCCCGCTCCCCGGCTCATCGTCGCTCCGGGCGCGGACGCGCTCGTCAAGCACGGCGCGGTTCGGGTCGTCGTCGCCCGCGACGCCGGCGCGAAGACACGCGTGCGGCTCAACGACCGCGACGTGACCGCGCGCCTGCGTGTCGCGGGCGGGCGGCTCGTCGGCGAGCTCCGGCGCAGCGACGGCCTGCGTCCCGGGCGCAACCACCTCGTCGCCGTCTCCAGAGCGGGCGGCAGGTCCGAGCGCCGCAGCGTCCGGTCGTTCTTCATGGTGCGCCGGAGCGCGAGGTTCGCCCGCGTGCGCCTCACCGGCCGCAACCCGGCGACGCTGAAAGTCGATGTCGTCTCCGGCGCGCCCCGCGCGGAGCTCGCGCGGCGCCAGCGGATCCTGCGGGTCCGGCTCAACGGGCGCTCCATCACCAAGGCGATGGTCGCTCGGACGGGCACGAGCTGGACGGCCTCGCTGTCGGGGACCCACGGGCTGCGCCACGGCGTCAACCGGCTGAGCGTGCTCGTCGCCGAGCCGCGCGACGGTCGCTACACGTCCGTGCGCCGCCGCTTCACGGTGCACCGCGACCGGCCGCTGGCGGCGGCGGGCGCCGACCGCACGACGCGGCCGAGCATGCGCGTCCGCATCGGGGGTGCCCATCGTGCCGCGCGCGGCGGCCGGCTGACGTACCGCTGGACCCTCGTCGGCAAGCCGGCGAGGTCGCGGGCGACGATCGGCAGATCCACGAGCGCGCGCCCCTCGCTGGTGCCCGATCGTCCCGGTCGCTACGTCGCGCGGGTGCGCGTCACCGAGCGCCCGCGCGGCCGCGCGTCGGCCGCGCAGACGACCCTGGGGACGACCGTCGACGACGCCGTGATGCAGGCGATCCCGAAGTCGACGCTGCTCGAGGTGGCGGCCAACGCGTTCCCCGCGGATCCGCGGGGGATCCAGCTCGGCAAGCCCGGCAACGGCGGCACGTTCTACCCGCACACCGGTCCCGCGGCGACGATCCAATGGCTGGAGCTCGATCGCCGGACGCTCCAGCCGACGGTCGCCGGCAACACGTGGTGCTGCGACGACGCCGACCACTCGCTCGACAGCCTGACGGCGAAGCTCCAACAGTCGAGCCTGACCACCCTCGTGATGCTCGCGCTCCCGCCCCAGCGGAGCACCCTGCCGCCGAGCCAGTACAAGAGATTCAACGACGCGCTGGCCGCGATCGGCGTGAACCCGCTCGACGACGTCGACGACCTCGACAAGCCGGGGCAGCAGATCGTCGCCGTCGGCTTCCCGACCGCCGGCCTGGGCAGCGGCTGGCTGATGCGCAGCCACAAGGGCAACCCGAGACTCGCCAAGCAGGGCTGGCTGATGCCGGACGCCGACCTGAGCGCCGGCTACCGCTTCCAGCCGCTGCAGGTGCCGTTCAACACGAGCGCGGCGTCGACGCCCACCTCGAACACGATGACCTTCGGCGGCGAGTCGGTGACGAGCCCGCCGCTCGGGACGGCGACCGGCTTCCACTTCGTCGAGGTCGATCCGGCGGACCTCAGTGTCGTGAGAAACCTCACGTTCGAGAACGACGCCAACGGCCGCGCGCAGCTCGCCAACGCGATCAGCGCGGCGAGCGAGCTCGACAACGTCGGCAACATGAACGGGCGCGGCAACTACGTCGCGCTGCAGAGCATCGGCGGCTTCGCGCCCGCCAACCCCGGCTGGGACGACAAGGTCAGCCTCAGCCTCACGGCGATCGGCGCCAACCCGCACTACTTCAACTACCGCTCGCCGAGCTATGCGTTCTTCGGCGGGGCGCACCTCGGGTCCAACGGGGCCGCGCAGTCCAACGCCGGCCTCGTGCTCGACGCGACCACGGGTGCGAAGCAGCGCGGCACGCTGAGCGGCGAGGCGCGCATGGGCCCCGACGGGTTCTTCCTGCCGCCCACCGGGTCGGCGACGGACGGACCTGTCGACTCGCTGTACGACGTCATCTTCAACGCCGAGCCCGCGCCGTGGCCGTACACGTCAGGGCCGGACGCGGGCGCCTACCAGAAGGCGCTGGCGTACATCTCGGGGGAGCTCACCGATCCGGGCGTGAATCCCGCGCACGCGAAAGATTTCACCAAGGTCAGCGACACGTTCAGGACCGACATCCGGGGCGCGTACCTCGGCCTGCCCGACTACGCGCACTGGGACTCCGCCTCGAGTGTCCTGTCCGGCTCGGTGCACTATCCCGGCGCGCAGGCGGGCGCGTGCAGAGGACCGCCGAGCGGAAGCGACGAGCCCGGCTTCACGCTCACCCAGTTCTGCAACCTCAAGGCGGCGCTCCTGAGCGAGTTCGCCGACCTCGACGCCACGTTGGACTACAAGGACAAGCTCGTGCAGGCGTTGCAGGTCGCCTCCAGCGGCGACCAGGCCCGGCTGATCACCACCTTCACCACGATCAAGGAGAAGGTCGATCCCCCGGAGAGCGAGGTCGCCTCGCCGCTCCTGGGTCTGATGGAGACGCTCACGGAGTTCGCCGACCTGGCCGAGGTGGCGTTCGCTCCGGAGGCGGCTGCCGCCGTGAGTCTCGCCGAGAACGTCGTGGAGCTGACGAGCGCGGTGTCGAACTCGGCGGACAAGCCGCTCGGCACGGCGCTCGACGACACCGTGCAGCAGCTCGGCGGGGACCTGAACGGAGCGGTCTACAGCGGCGTCGGCGGCCTGCTCGCCGTCCGCGCCGCCGCGATGTCGGACCGGGGACGGCTGGAGGCATTGGCCGACGCCGCTCGCGCCGCGGGCGCGATCTCGTCAGGCGAGATCACCGACCAGCTCGTGAACGCGAGCGGGCGCTACTACACCTCGGCGCTGATGGAGTCGCTCAAGTCGGGCAAGTACCACGGGTTCCGGATCTTCACCGACGGCAGCGGCCGTGACGGCGGCCCCAAGCCCGACGACTGCCGCTACCGGTTCCGCGGCGCGCCCGACGGCGCCTGGGTGCCGATCCTCTACCAGCTGGACCTCTGGTCGTCGCTGGTCTTCGGCTGGGACGGGGGCACCTCGACGGACTATCCGCCCGACGAGATCCTCAGACAGATGTTCGAGTCCCCCAACCTCGGCGCCCCGATCCCCGCGCTCGGCCGCGGCTACGGCATCGACAAGTCGACGTGGTTCTGGCAGCAGGCCGACAACCTCACGACGAGATTCCGCCAGTACGACAAGTGCAGATTCGGGTCGTGACGCGATGCCGCGGCTGAGTGACAACCGAGTTCTCGCCGTCGCGCTCTCCGTGAGCGCTCTGGGCGCCGCAGGACTGCTCGCGGGCTCGGCAACGGCCGCGCGGCCGTCGGCGAGCGGCAAGGCGACCGGCGCCGACAAGGTCGCCAAGATCATCGCCCGGATCGAAGCCAAGCCGCGGTATCGGCATGCCGACTGGGGCTTCCAGATCCTCGACCAGAGAACGGGCGACGTGCTCGGCGCACAGAACGCGCAGAAGATGTTCGACCCCGGCTCGACGATGAAGCTCTACTCGGTGTCGACGGCGCTGAGCAGATACGGGACGAACTACCGCTTCCGGACCCCGGTCTACCGCCAGGGCACCGTCTCCGGCGGCACGCTCGGCGGGAGCCTGGTGCTGGTCGGCTCCGGCGACCTGACGTTGGGACTGCGCGCGGAACCGGGCGGCCGGCTCGCCTACGCGAACCTCCCCGCCGTCGACCACAGCTACGCCGACCAGCTGCCCGGCGCGGTCCTCCCCAAGGGAGACCCGATGGCCGGGCTCGACGAGCTCGCGCGCGACGTGCGCGCTTCAGGCATCACGCGGGTGAGCGGCGACGTGGTCGTCGACGACCGGCTCTTCGCGCCGTACGACGGCTTCCCCGACGGGCTGATCTCCCCGATCTGGGTCAACGAGAACCTGGTCGACCTGCTCGTGAAGCCGGGCGCCGTCGGGCAACCCGCGTCGATCGACCAGCGTCCGCTGACCGCCTCGTACACGGTCGACAACCGCGTCGTCACCGTGAGAGCGGGCAAGCCGACGACGCTGAACGTCAGCGAGCCGACGCCGGGCACGATCGAGGTGACGGGCCAGATCGCAGCCGGCAGCGGCCCGACGCTGAAGGTGTGGGAGGTCGACGATCCCGCCGCGTTCGCCCGCACCGCATTCATCGCGGCGCTCCAACGCGCCGGCGTCACGGTGACGGCGACCGCGACCGGCCCGAACCCCGCGACGCTGCTGCCGCCGAAGGGCAGCTATCAAGCCGCGGACAGGGTCGGTGAGCACGTCTCCTCGACGCTCTCCCAGTACGCGAAGCTGATCTTGAAGGTCAGCCACAACCGTGGCGCCGACCTGATGACCTGCCTCGCCGCGGTCAGACGCGGAAGCACCGACTGCGAGGACGGGTTGACGAGCGAGGTGCAGACCGCGAGCGGTCTCGGCGTGCCGTACGCGGGCGTGATCCCGATGGACGGCGCCGGCTCCGACGATCAGGGCCGCACGACGCCGGCCGCCCTCGCGACGCTGCTGCGGCACGTGGTCAGAGCCCCGTACGGCAGAGCCTTCGTCGACGCCCTCCCGATCCTCGGCCGCGACGGCACGCTCGCGAACGTCGAGTCGAGATCGCCCGCCGCCGGCCGCTCCCAGATGAAGACCGGCAACCGCGTCGTGAGCAACGCGGCCGGCCAGATCATCGTGCTCGGCAACAGCCTCGCCGGCTACGCCGAGACCAAGAGCGGCCGCAGAGTCGTCTTCATGATCGCCGTCGGCAACGTCCCGACGCGCACCGCCGCAGGCTTCTTCAGAGTCGTCGACGACCAGGCGGCGATGGTCGTCGCGATCCAGCAGAACCTGTAGAGCGCCCGCGCTCGCCGCTGCGAGCGATCGGCGGCTCCCGCGCCCGGGATCGGACCGGTAGTAGGCGAGTCGACTACGCGTCGTCTTGTGACTCGATCTCCATGATCTCGATCTCGCATCGAGCGGGTCCGATTGGATGAAAAGCGTGAGATCGGCCGCAGTCACGGCATCTGCTGTACCGGTTGCTCATAGGATCGGCGGTGTGACGGCCGTCGTGGATGTTCCTTTCGGCCTCCAGGAGGCCAAGTTCGTCGTGCCGGCGACCCGGCCCGGCACCGTCGGCAAGGCCGAGATCGTCGGGCGCCTCCGCAGTTCGGGTGCGCCGCTGGCGACGGTGCTCGCTCCAGCCGGCTACGGGAAGACGACGCTCCTGGCGCGCTGGGCGCAGGCCG encodes:
- a CDS encoding Crp/Fnr family transcriptional regulator, giving the protein MVAERAEPGTFLALLSARDREALLTLGGRRRFARGERLMHQGEPGDRVLVLLDGHVKASTSDARGRELVLSFRGPGDVLGELTFMHAEPRSSDVTAIEPVQAEALAASEFRAFLERTPTAALTLIDVIGRRFRDANRARQQFGDLDTIGRVAARLVELCERYGDRTDAGIEIGLPLTQDDLGSWTASSRAGVANALRTLRELGWIATERRRITVLDLSALTQRAA
- a CDS encoding zinc ribbon domain-containing protein produces the protein MSAFPCPVCGQVPSADARFCRRCGARLPPPSPAAPHPPKPDEKG
- the dacB gene encoding D-alanyl-D-alanine carboxypeptidase/D-alanyl-D-alanine endopeptidase, translating into MSALGAAGLLAGSATAARPSASGKATGADKVAKIIARIEAKPRYRHADWGFQILDQRTGDVLGAQNAQKMFDPGSTMKLYSVSTALSRYGTNYRFRTPVYRQGTVSGGTLGGSLVLVGSGDLTLGLRAEPGGRLAYANLPAVDHSYADQLPGAVLPKGDPMAGLDELARDVRASGITRVSGDVVVDDRLFAPYDGFPDGLISPIWVNENLVDLLVKPGAVGQPASIDQRPLTASYTVDNRVVTVRAGKPTTLNVSEPTPGTIEVTGQIAAGSGPTLKVWEVDDPAAFARTAFIAALQRAGVTVTATATGPNPATLLPPKGSYQAADRVGEHVSSTLSQYAKLILKVSHNRGADLMTCLAAVRRGSTDCEDGLTSEVQTASGLGVPYAGVIPMDGAGSDDQGRTTPAALATLLRHVVRAPYGRAFVDALPILGRDGTLANVESRSPAAGRSQMKTGNRVVSNAAGQIIVLGNSLAGYAETKSGRRVVFMIAVGNVPTRTAAGFFRVVDDQAAMVVAIQQNL